A genomic stretch from Cloacibacterium caeni includes:
- a CDS encoding LolA family protein gives MKYFNKIILASALVGSFTFSFAQKVDAKAKTILETVSKNYKAKKNTYFKFSYGTGTGKVSKTETGIFYSTPTQYKLNIMGNEQIFDGKKVYNISKEDQEVTIAQPNGSEKALSPINYLDEYKTGYTVTYAGKSGGLDLIKMVPVKDNGVKSVVLYINTPKKQIAKIVQTSSGNDLAVITVNQYKENQSLSTSTFSFDKTKYKNYLITEL, from the coding sequence ATGAAATATTTTAACAAGATTATATTAGCAAGTGCTTTGGTTGGAAGTTTTACATTTTCGTTCGCGCAAAAAGTAGATGCTAAAGCCAAAACTATTTTAGAAACCGTTTCTAAAAATTATAAAGCGAAGAAAAATACCTATTTCAAATTTTCTTACGGAACGGGAACGGGAAAAGTGAGCAAAACCGAAACTGGTATCTTCTACTCTACTCCTACTCAATATAAACTGAATATCATGGGAAATGAGCAGATTTTTGACGGAAAAAAAGTGTACAACATTTCTAAAGAAGACCAAGAAGTGACAATTGCTCAACCAAATGGTTCAGAAAAAGCACTTTCACCTATCAATTACCTTGATGAATACAAAACAGGCTACACCGTAACCTATGCAGGAAAAAGTGGCGGTCTAGACCTCATCAAAATGGTTCCTGTAAAAGATAATGGAGTAAAAAGTGTGGTTTTGTATATCAATACTCCTAAAAAGCAGATTGCTAAAATTGTACAGACTTCATCAGGCAATGATTTGGCCGTGATTACCGTAAATCAATACAAAGAAAACCAAAGTTTAAGTACTTCTACTTTTAGCTTTGACAAAACCAAGTACAAGAATTACCTGATTACAGAATTATAA
- a CDS encoding LptF/LptG family permease, translating into MLKKLDQYIIKTFFGPFLFIFSVLFFIFMVNIVWIQLSQFTGKGLSNWEIVKFLFYLSVNVVKMVLPLTILLASIMTFGDFGERYELAAMKSAGISLTRIMMPLFVVVSLLSIMLFVFSNNVIPDFQRKAKNMMYNIAATKPAINFTAGQFINSLPGATVKFDKIYGENGEHLEGVFVHKVANAYEDQRTIIAKKGEFTPAANRNYLKLVLYDGYIFEDNIQDKNYLERLKQPGQSVKFDSLVQHFDVSDVINKAIEDEKITDDYRFQNYKEINKTIVKVKKENDFSFNSINSEMVGQTNNYVTYIDKIKNPAKPTEPFAIEKLKEDKRLEVLYQAYTKISFLQNEKKNKDTQILDIVKYYNKIIMYQQGIIAYSVTCLIFFMIGASLGSIIRKGGVGLPVVIAIIIFIVFYVMNLTIENITWKGKLNPYFGAWLSNLVLFPFGVWLTYKALTDSQVFDVEKYKALTKPLWSKFVKEREHERYQ; encoded by the coding sequence ATGTTAAAGAAACTCGATCAATATATTATAAAAACATTTTTCGGGCCGTTTCTATTTATTTTCAGCGTGCTGTTTTTCATCTTTATGGTGAATATTGTATGGATTCAGCTTTCGCAGTTTACAGGAAAAGGCTTGAGCAATTGGGAAATTGTAAAATTCTTGTTTTATCTGAGTGTAAACGTTGTCAAAATGGTATTACCTCTGACCATTCTTTTGGCTTCCATTATGACTTTTGGAGATTTCGGGGAGCGCTATGAACTCGCGGCCATGAAATCTGCGGGAATTTCCCTCACGAGAATTATGATGCCTCTGTTTGTAGTAGTTTCTTTACTTTCCATCATGCTTTTTGTGTTTTCGAATAATGTGATTCCAGATTTTCAGAGGAAGGCCAAAAACATGATGTACAATATTGCCGCCACCAAACCCGCCATCAACTTTACCGCGGGACAATTCATCAACTCATTGCCTGGAGCAACAGTAAAATTTGACAAAATTTATGGGGAAAACGGGGAACATTTAGAAGGCGTTTTTGTGCACAAAGTGGCCAATGCTTATGAAGACCAAAGAACAATTATCGCTAAAAAAGGTGAATTTACACCCGCTGCGAATAGAAATTATTTGAAATTGGTTTTATATGATGGCTATATTTTCGAGGATAATATTCAAGATAAAAATTATTTAGAACGACTGAAACAGCCTGGTCAATCGGTCAAATTTGATTCTCTGGTTCAGCATTTTGACGTGAGTGACGTCATCAACAAAGCCATAGAAGACGAAAAAATTACTGACGATTACCGTTTTCAAAATTATAAAGAAATTAATAAAACGATTGTAAAGGTTAAGAAAGAAAACGATTTTAGTTTTAATTCTATTAACTCAGAAATGGTAGGACAAACCAATAATTATGTGACTTACATCGACAAAATTAAAAATCCTGCCAAACCTACAGAACCTTTTGCAATAGAAAAATTAAAAGAAGATAAAAGGTTAGAAGTCCTCTATCAAGCATATACTAAAATTTCTTTTCTACAAAACGAAAAAAAGAACAAGGATACCCAAATTTTAGATATTGTAAAGTATTACAACAAGATTATCATGTATCAACAAGGGATTATTGCTTATTCGGTGACTTGTCTTATTTTCTTTATGATTGGCGCGAGTTTGGGTTCTATCATCAGAAAAGGAGGTGTAGGTTTACCTGTGGTGATTGCAATTATTATTTTTATTGTCTTCTATGTGATGAACTTGACCATAGAAAATATTACTTGGAAAGGGAAACTCAATCCTTATTTCGGAGCTTGGCTTTCTAATTTGGTTTTATTTCCTTTTGGTGTTTGGCTCACGTATAAAGCACTTACCGATTCTCAAGTTTTCGATGTAGAAAAATACAAAGCACTGACCAAGCCTCTTTGGAGCAAATTTGTGAAAGAAAGAGAACACGAACGTTATCAATAA
- the frr gene encoding ribosome recycling factor — protein MEELNMIMDMVKQEMDAAIKHLDHAFQKIRAGRASTSMVQDVVVEYYGAMSPINQVANVSVPDAMTISIQPWDRSAINAIEKAIINSNLGFAPSNNGDTIILNVPPLTEERRRDLAKQAKAETEQTKVTIRNARHDGMKELKKLDGVSEDIIKDTEAKIQELTDKYVKLADEHLKAKETDIFKI, from the coding sequence ATGGAAGAATTAAACATGATTATGGATATGGTAAAGCAAGAAATGGATGCTGCAATTAAGCACTTAGATCACGCTTTCCAAAAAATTAGAGCAGGTAGAGCTTCTACGTCTATGGTTCAAGATGTTGTGGTAGAATATTACGGAGCAATGTCGCCAATCAATCAAGTTGCGAATGTATCTGTTCCAGATGCGATGACGATTTCTATTCAACCATGGGATAGATCAGCGATTAACGCCATTGAAAAAGCGATTATCAATTCTAACCTTGGTTTTGCACCTTCTAATAATGGAGATACGATTATTCTAAACGTTCCACCATTAACTGAAGAAAGACGTAGAGATTTAGCAAAACAAGCGAAAGCGGAAACCGAACAAACCAAAGTAACCATCAGAAATGCTAGACATGATGGTATGAAAGAACTTAAAAAATTAGATGGCGTTTCTGAAGACATCATCAAAGATACAGAAGCTAAAATCCAAGAACTGACTGACAAGTATGTGAAATTAGCAGACGAACATCTTAAAGCAAAAGAAACAGATATTTTCAAAATCTAA
- the pyrH gene encoding UMP kinase: protein MKYKRVLLKLSGEALMGSRQYGIDNDRLVEYAKEIKKVVDAGVELAIVIGGGNIFRGVAGAAKGMDRVQGDYMGMLATVINGMALQGALEDQGIKTRLQSAIEMDKVAEPFIKRRAVRHLEKGRVVIFGAGTGNPYFTTDTAATLRAIEIGADVILKGTRVDGIYDSDPEKNADAVKFNSLSYDEVFEKDLKVMDMTAFTLSKENNLPIIVFDMNKDGNLLKVVLGEEVGTLVNI from the coding sequence ATGAAATACAAAAGAGTTCTTTTAAAATTAAGCGGAGAAGCTTTAATGGGTAGCAGACAATACGGAATTGATAATGATCGATTGGTAGAATATGCTAAAGAAATTAAAAAAGTAGTAGATGCAGGCGTAGAATTAGCAATTGTAATAGGTGGAGGAAATATTTTCCGTGGAGTAGCAGGAGCAGCCAAAGGTATGGATAGAGTGCAAGGCGATTATATGGGAATGTTGGCTACCGTAATTAATGGAATGGCGTTACAAGGCGCACTAGAAGACCAAGGCATTAAAACCAGATTGCAATCAGCAATCGAGATGGACAAAGTAGCAGAGCCTTTCATCAAAAGAAGAGCAGTAAGACACTTGGAAAAAGGAAGAGTGGTAATTTTCGGAGCAGGAACAGGTAATCCGTATTTTACGACAGATACTGCTGCTACATTGAGAGCTATAGAAATTGGTGCTGATGTAATTCTGAAAGGAACGAGAGTAGATGGAATCTACGATTCTGACCCAGAAAAAAATGCAGATGCAGTAAAATTCAATTCGCTTTCTTATGACGAAGTTTTTGAGAAAGATTTAAAAGTAATGGACATGACTGCATTTACCCTAAGTAAAGAAAATAATTTACCAATCATTGTTTTTGACATGAATAAAGACGGTAATTTATTAAAAGTAGTCTTAGGCGAAGAAGTAGGTACTCTTGTGAATATATAA
- the porQ gene encoding type IX secretion system protein PorQ — translation MKKLFTTSFCLFALWSSAQTGTKVYPFLNVPVSARQAVLGGDAVSVRDYDVNFAAINPALMNLDMDNRIGINYGSYIAGSNLGSINYVKDLTAGHFISVNARVLDFGKTPRTDEFGNVNGEFSAMDASFGVGYAYQFDDDFTIGANVNYLTSKIDNYTSSAISANAGVTYHNEQSKETVALVFRNFGYQIKSYNGTKEQLPFRADIGYTRILPEFPLAYTITYHDLQQFNISQSYDINGKEVGFGRKLMDHLSGGIELFPEQAFNIRMGYNVKRGNELAVLDQRNFSGLSFGFGIKISSFRFDYSHVRYHNADNVNQIGLMLDLLELSGNRR, via the coding sequence TTGAAGAAACTATTTACCACATCTTTCTGTTTATTCGCATTATGGTCTTCTGCACAAACTGGAACCAAGGTCTATCCTTTTCTGAATGTTCCCGTTTCTGCCAGACAAGCTGTTTTAGGTGGTGATGCGGTTTCTGTAAGAGATTATGACGTGAATTTTGCAGCCATCAATCCTGCTTTGATGAATCTAGACATGGACAATAGAATCGGGATTAATTACGGTTCTTACATTGCGGGTTCTAATTTGGGAAGCATTAATTACGTGAAAGATTTAACGGCAGGACATTTCATTTCCGTCAATGCTAGAGTTTTGGACTTTGGAAAAACACCCAGAACCGATGAATTTGGGAATGTAAATGGCGAATTTTCTGCGATGGATGCTTCATTTGGCGTAGGTTATGCTTATCAGTTTGATGATGATTTCACGATTGGCGCCAATGTGAATTACCTCACTTCTAAAATCGACAATTACACTTCTTCGGCCATTTCGGCAAATGCTGGAGTGACTTATCACAATGAACAATCCAAAGAAACGGTGGCTTTGGTTTTCAGAAATTTTGGATATCAAATTAAATCTTACAACGGAACCAAAGAACAATTGCCTTTCCGAGCAGATATTGGTTACACCAGAATTTTACCAGAATTTCCTTTGGCTTACACCATTACTTATCATGATTTGCAGCAATTCAATATTTCTCAATCATATGATATCAATGGCAAAGAAGTTGGTTTTGGCAGAAAATTGATGGACCATCTTTCTGGTGGCATCGAATTGTTTCCTGAACAAGCCTTCAACATTAGAATGGGTTACAACGTAAAACGCGGAAACGAACTCGCAGTTCTGGACCAAAGAAATTTCTCTGGATTGAGTTTTGGTTTTGGAATCAAAATCTCTTCTTTTAGATTTGATTATTCCCATGTTCGTTATCACAACGCCGACAATGTAAATCAAATTGGCTTAATGCTGGATTTGTTAGAACTTTCTGGGAATAGACGTTGA